From the Variovorax paradoxus genome, the window GGGCGCGAACCACGGCTACCAGGAAGCCGCATCGGCCAAGGTGCCGTCGTACACGCTGATCGACGCCCTCGTGGGCTACGACTTCCAGCGCTGGAGCCTGGCGCTGAACCTGCGCAACCTGACCAACAAGACCTACATCAGCAGCTGCGGCTCGGGCATCTGCCGCTATGGCGACCTGCGCAAGGTCGTGGCGACGGCGACCTACCGCTTCTGACGGCGCTGCACCGGCCGGGAGGTGCTCGACACCCGGCAAATCTCCTGCCATTGCTTCACGAAAAAGCGGCCTTCATTCCTGAAGGCCGCTTTTCTTTCAGCGCTGCACGCGGGTCTTCGCCCGCGCCCTCCTTCCGCCTAGGCGACCGCTTCTGCCTGTGCCAGGTGCCGCTTCAGGCTGCCGATCATTCGCGGGTGACGGATGATGCTCAGGTGATCCGCATCGGCAACGATCTCCGTCGACAGCACCGGGGCGCAGTCCGACCAGTTCCGCAGCACACCGGCTTCCTTGAGTGAGGCGTCGGCCAGGAAGACGTGCACGGGCGTGTCGATGCGTTCGTAGCGGCAGTGCCGCGCACGCATGCGCTTGTCGAGGCGGATCCACATCTCGCATTCGAGTGCTTCCTCGCCCGGACCGTCGAGCGGAAATTCGCGCTCGGCGAACAGCATCTGTTCGCGCACGAAGTCGTGCTCGGCCGGGTCCGTGCGTGCCAGGAGCTCGCGCCAGTGCCCGGCCATTTTCGAACGGGCCAGCCATGCGTCCAGCGCCTGCCCCGCCTGCGCCCGTTGCGCGTCGGTCAGGACGCGAGCCGGCTTCAGGGGATCGTTCTCGAAGACGTCGACCATTCCCACGAATTCGATCTCGACGCCGCGGCCCTGCAGCTGGCGCATGACCTCGAATGCAAGGTCTCCGCCCGATGACCAGCCAAGCAGCGAACAGCGGCCTTCCGGCGCGGTCGCGGCGATGAAGTCGACGTATTCGGCGGCGATGGCCCGGACGTCGAAGCCGCGCCAGCGATTCTTCGTGAAGACATGGCAGGCGAAGCCGTACACCGGCCTGTCTTCCCGCAGTGCCTCGGCCAGCGGCAGGAACTCGCGCGAATTGACCATCAGGCCCGGCAGGCAATAGAGCGGCGTGCCGGCGCCGGACGCATTGAGACAGACCGCGTTGTGGGCCTGCTCGAAACTGCGTCGCAGGCGCGTGGCCAGGTCCTTGAGCGACGCACTCTGCAGGATGTCGACGAGCGACAGGCCGCTCCCGCCAGGAACCCTGTCGCGAATGCGCGCAACGAGCTTGAGGCTGATGATGGAATCGCCGCCGAGTTCGAAGAAGTTGTCGTTGCGGCCCACGCGGGCCACGCCCAGCACTTCGGCCCAGATGGCCGCCAGCCCCTGCTCGACCTCGCCTTCGGGTGCCTCGTACGCCCTGTCGCTCGCGAACTCCGGCGCGGGCAGCACCTTGCGGTCCACCTTGCCGTTGGCGTTCAGCGGCAGGAAATCCAGCACCACGATGACACTGGGGACCATGTAGTCGGGCAGTGATTCGCCCAGGCGTTCGCGCAATGTGGCCGTGTCGATGTCCTTTCCTGAGACATAGCCCACCAGACGCGTGCCCGCAGGGCCCTCGTTGGCAACGACCACGGCTTCGCGCACTTCCGGCTGCGCTTGAATCTGCGCCTCCACCTCCCCCAGCTCGATGCGGAACCCCCGCACCTTCACCTGGTGGTCGATGCGACCCAGGTATTCCAGCTGACCCTCGTTGCTCCAGCGCACCAAGTCGCCCGTGCGGTACAGCCTGTTGCCGTTCTCGGTGGCAACGAAGCGCTCGGCCGTCAGCCCGGCTCGCTTCAGGTACCCCCGCGCCAGCCCCTCCCCACTCATACAGCTCCCCCGCCACGCCCACCGGCACCAGGCCCAACTGCCCGTCCAGCACCTGCATCCCCAGGTCCGGGATCGCGATGCCCACGGGGCTGCGCTGTTGACCCAGGTCCGCCTGCGTGATCCGCCGGTACGTCACATGCACCGTCGTCTCCGTGATCCCGTACATGTTGATCAGTTGCGGGCGCTCGTCGCCGAAGTGCGCGATCCAGGGCGTCAGCCTCTGCGGGTCCAGCGCCTCGCCCCCGAAGATCACCGTGCGCAGCGCCAGCTCTCCTTCGTAGGCCTGCGGCAGCGCCACCAGCTGTCCGAACGCCGAAGGCGTCTGGTTCAGCACCGTCACCCGCTGCGCGCGCAGCAGCTGCAGGAAGTCCTCCGGCGAGCGGCTCACCCAGAACGGCACCACCACCAGCTTGCCCCCGGTGCACAGCGCACCGAAGATCTCCCACACCGAGAAGTCGAAGGCGTAGGAGTGGAACATCGTCCAGACGTCGCTCTCGCCGAAGCCGAACCATGGGCCGGTCGCATCCAGCAGCCGCGTCACGTTGCGGTGGCACAGCTGCGCGCCCTTGGGCCGGCCCGTGGAGCCGGACGTGTAGATGACGTAGGCCAGGTTCTCGCCGTGCAGCGCAACGCGCGGGTCGGCATCGGACTCGAAGGACGTATCCAGCGTGTCCAGCGCCAGCACCTGCACCGCCTGCGCACCCGGCAGCGCCCCGAGGTGGCTCTGGGTGAGCAGCAGCTCGATGCCGCTGTCCCGGACCATGTAGGCCAGGCGGTCTGCGGGGTATTCCGGGTCCAGCGGCACGTACGCGCCGCCGGCCTTCAGGATCGCCAGCAGGCCCACCACCATCCCGATGGAGCGCTCCACCGCCAGGCCCACCCGGCTCTCGGGCTTCACGCCCAGGGCGATCAGGCGATGCGCCAGGCGGTTGGCGCGCGCGTTGAGTTCGCCGTAGCTCAGCGACGCGTCGCCGAAGGCCAGGGCCGGCGCGTGCGGATTCAGGTGCGCATGGCGCTCGATCCGCTGGTGGATCGCCTCTTCGCCGCCCTTCGGGCCATGCTCGCGCTGCAACCCCCATTGACCCAGTTGTGCACGCTCCGCTGCAGAGATCACCTCGAGCTCGCGGATCGGCTGTGCAGGATGCGTCGCCAGCGACGTCACGATGCCATCGACGGCCAGCTGCATCAGACCGCAGATGCGCCGCGCATCCACCGCTTCATGGATCTGTGCCACCAGTTCGAAGTCCTCACCGAGGTCATCGATCGACATGCCGAAAGGATAGTTCGTACGCTCCTGGCCGCCAAAGTCGTCCATGCCTTGCCAGGCGATGGCGATTTCTTCGCCTTCGGCAGCAGCCGGCTCCGGACTGTATCGGTAGTTCAGCAGCGCCGAGAACAGCGGCGTCCCCCCCGGCAACGCACTGCAGCGCTGCGCCAGCGACAGGTTCGCATGCTCGTGGTGCAGCAGCTGCGTGAGCGCGGCGTGCGTGTCCTTCACGCACTGCGCCACACCCCGCGCGCCGAGCTTCACCCGCAGCGGCAGCGTGTTGATGAACAACCCCAACGCCCGCTGCGCGCCCTCTCCGCCCTGCATCCGACCGAACAGCACCGTGCCGAACACCACGTCGTCCTTGCCCGTGGCCTTGGCCAGCACCAACGCCCATGCCAGGTGGAACAGCGTGGCTGCACTCACCCCGTGGCGTTGCGCCTCGCGCCTGATTTGCTGTGCGAGTTGAGGCTCGAGCCTGAGCCTTGCCTCTTCCACCCGAGTGCCGTCCCCCTGCACGTCCAGCAGGTTGAACGGTGCGGTCGGCTCGTCCACGTCCCACAGCATCTGCTTGAAGAAGGCCTCATGCTCCTGCTGGCTCACGCCCAGGCGAGCCTGCGCAACATAGTTTCTGAACGGCACCGGCTGCGGCAGTTCGTTCTGCCGGCCCTGCTGGATCAGCGAGATCTCCTCCACCAGGAAGTCCAGCGTCGTGTGGTCCAGCACCATGTGGTGGCTGGGCAGCTGCAGCAGCCAGCGCCCGCTCTCCTTGTCGTGTGCGGCCACCGCGCGGATCATCGGCGCCTGGCGCACGTCGATGCGGTAGTGGGCCGGGTCGACGCAGGCGTTCAGTTGGTCGGAGACATTCGTCGCCTGCGCGTCAGCCTGGACTTCCAGCCACTGCAGCTTCAGTTCCGCATGCCGGTGCACCACCTGCACGGGCTCCTTCAG encodes:
- a CDS encoding thioesterase domain-containing protein, translating into MSGEGLARGYLKRAGLTAERFVATENGNRLYRTGDLVRWSNEGQLEYLGRIDHQVKVRGFRIELGEVEAQIQAQPEVREAVVVANEGPAGTRLVGYVSGKDIDTATLRERLGESLPDYMVPSVIVVLDFLPLNANGKVDRKVLPAPEFASDRAYEAPEGEVEQGLAAIWAEVLGVARVGRNDNFFELGGDSIISLKLVARIRDRVPGGSGLSLVDILQSASLKDLATRLRRSFEQAHNAVCLNASGAGTPLYCLPGLMVNSREFLPLAEALREDRPVYGFACHVFTKNRWRGFDVRAIAAEYVDFIAATAPEGRCSLLGWSSGGDLAFEVMRQLQGRGVEIEFVGMVDVFENDPLKPARVLTDAQRAQAGQALDAWLARSKMAGHWRELLARTDPAEHDFVREQMLFAEREFPLDGPGEEALECEMWIRLDKRMRARHCRYERIDTPVHVFLADASLKEAGVLRNWSDCAPVLSTEIVADADHLSIIRHPRMIGSLKRHLAQAEAVA